The Bacteroidota bacterium sequence TGATCTGCCTTATAATATTAAAAGTTTGATTTTACTTTGGCGGTGGTTCATTTATTAAGAGCCAATATAAGCTCAGGTGCGAGATAGCATCGGCAAAACGGATGAAATCGACCGGTTTGCGGATATAGCTGTTGGCGCCAAAGTCATAGCTCCTGATGATATCCTCGTCTTCCTGGGAAGATGTCAGCACCACAACGGGGAGCCGTTTAGTCCGTGGATCGGAACGGACCCTCTGCAATACTTCAAGTCCGTTGACTCTGGGCATTTTCAGATCCAGCAGGATTACCGAGGGCATTTTGGTTAAATCCCTGCCGGCATGAACACCGGTGCCAAAGAGGTAATCAAGGGCTTCCTGGCCATCTTCAACAACAACGATATCGTTTAAAATATTATTACCTCTCAGAGCGCGTTTAGTCAGTTCGATATCGCTGGGATTATCCTCGACCATAAGGATCATTTTGTTTTCTTTCATAGCAATTAATTGTGACATAGTTAGTTTTAAGAAATCATATTTTAATGAATGGATAAAGATAATTAAAAGTGTAAATGGGAAATGGGGTTCATATTGAAACAATTATTTTGGTTTGATTTCAGGCTAAAGATAAGAAATTTTGTCGATAAATCGAACCAGTGAAGTTGAAAATGAAAATTACTCTTATGGCGGGGGCTTACTAACCGGAAAACTCCAGACCAGAGGAAATTGGTGGATTTCAATACAAATTTTGGCGACAGGAAATGGAGGAGGAACATTATCAGAACCAGGGTATGAGCGCTGATGTCTTCTTCATATAGTCCCTGTATCCATTTTTTTGCTCCACCATTTTTTTGTCCATCATCGGAACACTGATGAAGGCGAAGAGCAGAATCATAGCCACA is a genomic window containing:
- a CDS encoding response regulator, which produces MKENKMILMVEDNPSDIELTKRALRGNNILNDIVVVEDGQEALDYLFGTGVHAGRDLTKMPSVILLDLKMPRVNGLEVLQRVRSDPRTKRLPVVVLTSSQEDEDIIRSYDFGANSYIRKPVDFIRFADAISHLSLYWLLINEPPPK